One part of the Nostoc sp. PCC 7120 = FACHB-418 genome encodes these proteins:
- the arfB gene encoding alternative ribosome rescue aminoacyl-tRNA hydrolase ArfB, whose translation MLQISQKIIIPDSEIEISAIRSQGAGGQNVNKVSTAIHLRFNIEASSLPTFYKEQLLKLNDRRINQEGVVVIKAQEHRSQEQNKEEALQRLKELIKGAVILPQPRKPTKPTRGSQKRRLDSKTKRAEIKSMRRQVTD comes from the coding sequence ATGCTGCAAATTTCCCAGAAAATCATCATCCCCGATAGCGAAATTGAAATTAGCGCCATTCGCTCCCAAGGCGCGGGAGGGCAAAATGTCAACAAAGTTTCCACTGCTATCCACCTACGCTTCAACATAGAAGCTTCATCCTTACCAACCTTCTATAAAGAGCAGCTTTTGAAGTTGAATGACCGACGCATTAACCAAGAGGGAGTCGTTGTCATCAAGGCTCAAGAACACCGTAGCCAGGAGCAAAACAAAGAAGAAGCTCTGCAACGCCTCAAAGAACTCATCAAAGGCGCGGTCATACTACCCCAACCACGCAAACCTACTAAACCAACTCGTGGTTCTCAAAAAAGACGACTTGACAGTAAAACTAAGCGAGCAGAGATTAAGTCGATGAGAAGGCAGGTTACCGATTAG
- a CDS encoding trifunctional serine/threonine-protein kinase/ATP-binding protein/sensor histidine kinase, producing MLVLSDPIFPLSGYRITEQLYFGSKTIVYRGLRKQDQKPVVIKLMRNEYPTFQEIAQFRNQYTITKDLDIPGIVKPLSLETYRNSYALVMEDFGGLSLKDWGQISKDGNEYGTVLKRFFHIAIAIASTLESLHRSRIIHKDIKPANILINPTTLEIRVTDFSIATLLPREVQVLTNHNVLEGTLAYLSPEQTGRMNRGIDYRSDFYSLGVTFFELLTGQLPFMTIEPMELVYCHIAKQPPKASDINPKIPTILSDLISKLMAKNAEDRYQSAYGLAYDLEICHKQWQETGNITSFELATKDVSDRFLIPEKLYGRQREVETLLAAFERVTKGTTEMILVTGFSGIGKTAVVNEVHKPIVRQQSYFIKGKFDQFQRDIPLSGLVQAFRDLIGQILLETDAQIQLWRSKILSALGEQAQVIIDVIPELVEIIGQQSEVSELSGSAAQNRFNLLFQRFIQVFSSKHHPLVIFLDDLQWADTASLKFIQLLMNQTNLLNKNPATPPAETKENLWIPVFDGEPWTGSDLQRNNEEEHSLFLIGAYRDNEVSQAHPLFLTIKEIEKVRGNITRISLSPLNQTNLNALISDTLRCQEEITIPLSQMVFAKTKGNPFFATQFLKSLHQDGVIKFNFDVAYWQYDIAKIQALSLTDDVVEFMGQQIEKLPTMTQSILKLAACIGNEFDLKTLAIAHEKSVIDTASDLWSALHEGIILPQTELYKFFQENNNSIEIPGSKKAQKPLLNHFQIPTYKFIHDRVQQAAYSLIPEKIRKQIHLKIGLLLLDKIPVAEREDKVFQLVNQLNVAVELITHQSKRDELAQMNLIAGRKALASTAYTAAVKYLTTGIELLAGDSWENQYQLTLALYETAAEAAYLAGNFEKMESLIQVVLVQAKTLLEQVKIYEIKIQAYGAQNQAIEAVNIALTFLKLLGLEFPENPSQSDFQLAMAGITTNLNGKVIENLINLPEMRDKKSLAAIQILSSASGLVYQAAPQLFPLIVLKQVELSLKYGNTSLSAYAYVLYGLMLCGIIGDIESGYQFGKLALQLTDKFNAEELKAKITEIFYATISHWKEHSKEVLSPLLEGYSAALQTGDLEFASYCLYTHSYTCYFIGTELTGLASEMASYSHAISQIKQERVFNWHAIYRQTVLNLIQANENPCDLIGEAYNETNLLPIQENAKDGIGLIYLYFNKLYLCYFFREFTQAIENSSLALKYLDNGVGNLVIPLFYMYDSLANLAVYHEEKLAKQTHILKTVEFNQQKMKCWANYAPMNYLHKFYLVEAEQCRVKEQYLEAIDYYDRSISLAKENGYTNEEALANELAARFYLQWGKEKIAQTYLTDAYYGYSRWGAKAKVDDLAKHYPQLLAPILQQEKLSLQTSDRITSATYQSIQDRSIQQTVIGSKTSISDSLDLASVIKASQALSGEIELEQLLSTLMQVVMENAGASKSALILTASDTSELVVTTLSHSTNSASVFTSFPSSSLDSSFELPLTLIKYVKRNEEIFVIDNAQTVDFLASDRYVLREKPKSLLCIPIINQGKFLGILYLENNLTTGAFTRDRVEVLKLLTTQAAISIENAMLYKNLAQANQNLEDYNHRLEEKVEARTQELNHKNHRLQQTLQELQRTQTQLIQSEKMSSLGQMIAGIAHEINNPINFIHGNITHASDYVQDLLNLVAIYQRECPNYSDILAEESAQIDIDFLAEDLPKILNSMRVGSSRIRNIVLGLRNFSRLDESDMKPVDIHEGIDNTLMILHHRLKENSERPAITLIKEYAQLPLVNCYAGQLNQVFMNIISNAIDALESSVVSRQLSVGKTNDMENMTTDHPTIRICTALQGSTTLQIRIADNGLGMTEAVQQKIFDPFYTTKPVGSGTGLGLSISYQVVVEKHKGQLTCNSVLGQGTEFVIEIPV from the coding sequence ATGTTAGTATTGTCTGATCCAATATTCCCCCTTTCTGGATATCGCATTACAGAACAACTTTATTTTGGTAGCAAAACCATAGTTTATCGAGGTCTGAGAAAACAAGACCAAAAACCTGTAGTTATCAAATTGATGCGGAATGAGTACCCAACTTTCCAGGAAATTGCTCAGTTTCGTAATCAGTACACAATCACCAAAGATTTGGATATTCCAGGGATTGTGAAACCCCTGAGCTTAGAGACTTATCGTAACAGCTATGCTTTAGTGATGGAGGACTTTGGTGGCCTATCGCTGAAGGACTGGGGGCAAATTAGCAAAGATGGCAACGAATATGGCACAGTTCTCAAGAGATTTTTTCACATTGCTATAGCGATCGCATCTACTTTAGAAAGTTTACATCGTAGTCGCATTATTCATAAAGATATTAAACCTGCTAACATCCTCATTAACCCTACTACCCTGGAAATCAGAGTTACTGACTTTAGTATCGCTACTCTCCTACCAAGAGAAGTCCAAGTTCTCACAAATCACAATGTTTTAGAAGGGACTTTAGCTTATTTATCCCCTGAACAAACAGGTAGGATGAACAGGGGAATAGATTACCGCAGTGATTTCTATTCTTTGGGTGTCACGTTTTTTGAACTCCTAACCGGACAGTTACCCTTCATGACTATTGAGCCGATGGAGTTAGTTTACTGCCACATTGCCAAGCAACCACCAAAAGCAAGCGACATCAACCCAAAGATTCCCACCATTTTGTCTGATCTTATCAGCAAGCTGATGGCAAAAAATGCCGAAGACCGCTATCAGAGTGCTTATGGACTAGCATACGACTTGGAAATTTGTCATAAACAGTGGCAGGAAACAGGTAACATCACATCCTTTGAGTTAGCAACGAAGGATGTCTCAGATCGTTTTCTCATTCCCGAAAAGCTTTATGGTCGTCAACGTGAAGTGGAAACTTTACTTGCTGCCTTTGAAAGGGTAACAAAAGGAACGACAGAAATGATCTTAGTTACTGGCTTCTCTGGCATCGGTAAAACTGCCGTAGTTAACGAAGTCCATAAGCCTATTGTTCGCCAACAAAGTTACTTTATTAAAGGAAAATTTGATCAGTTTCAACGAGATATTCCTTTATCAGGCTTAGTGCAAGCTTTTAGGGACTTAATTGGGCAAATACTTTTAGAAACCGATGCTCAGATTCAACTTTGGCGAAGCAAAATTCTATCGGCTTTAGGTGAACAAGCTCAAGTAATTATTGATGTAATTCCTGAACTTGTAGAAATTATCGGTCAGCAGTCAGAGGTTAGTGAACTTTCTGGTAGTGCTGCTCAAAATCGATTTAACTTATTATTTCAACGATTTATCCAAGTATTTAGTAGTAAACACCATCCCTTGGTGATTTTTCTGGATGATTTGCAATGGGCAGATACGGCTTCTTTAAAATTCATCCAGTTATTGATGAATCAAACAAACTTACTGAATAAAAATCCTGCCACGCCGCCTGCGGAAACCAAAGAAAATCTCTGGATTCCTGTTTTTGATGGAGAACCTTGGACGGGTTCTGATTTACAGAGGAATAATGAAGAAGAGCATAGCTTATTTCTCATTGGTGCGTACCGTGATAATGAAGTTTCTCAAGCACATCCACTATTTTTAACAATCAAAGAGATTGAAAAAGTGCGGGGTAATATTACACGTATTTCCTTATCACCTTTAAATCAAACTAATTTAAATGCTTTAATTTCTGATACCCTACGTTGCCAAGAGGAAATCACTATTCCTCTCAGTCAAATGGTGTTTGCAAAAACGAAAGGTAATCCTTTCTTTGCTACTCAATTTCTTAAATCTTTACATCAAGATGGCGTAATTAAGTTTAATTTTGATGTTGCCTATTGGCAATATGATATTGCTAAAATCCAAGCATTATCGCTAACAGATGATGTCGTAGAATTTATGGGGCAGCAAATCGAAAAGTTGCCCACAATGACACAAAGCATATTAAAATTAGCAGCCTGTATTGGTAATGAGTTTGACTTAAAAACTCTGGCGATCGCTCATGAGAAATCTGTGATCGATACAGCATCTGACTTATGGTCAGCATTACATGAGGGAATAATTTTACCTCAGACAGAGCTTTATAAATTCTTTCAAGAAAATAATAATTCAATAGAGATTCCTGGGAGTAAGAAAGCTCAGAAACCACTATTAAATCATTTCCAAATTCCCACATACAAGTTCATTCATGACAGGGTACAACAAGCTGCTTATTCCTTAATCCCGGAAAAAATCAGAAAGCAAATTCACTTAAAGATTGGATTATTGCTTTTGGATAAAATCCCAGTCGCCGAAAGAGAAGACAAAGTTTTTCAACTGGTAAATCAGTTAAATGTTGCAGTGGAATTAATCACGCATCAAAGCAAGCGTGACGAATTAGCCCAGATGAATTTAATTGCTGGACGTAAAGCTTTAGCATCAACAGCTTATACAGCAGCAGTTAAATATTTAACAACGGGAATTGAACTACTGGCTGGCGATAGCTGGGAGAATCAATATCAACTAACTTTAGCTTTGTATGAAACAGCAGCAGAAGCAGCCTACCTAGCTGGCAATTTTGAGAAGATGGAATCCTTGATTCAAGTAGTGTTAGTACAAGCTAAAACGCTACTAGAACAAGTGAAAATTTACGAAATCAAAATTCAGGCTTATGGAGCGCAAAACCAGGCGATTGAAGCGGTCAATATTGCATTGACATTTTTAAAATTACTGGGATTAGAGTTTCCTGAAAATCCCAGTCAGTCAGATTTTCAATTAGCAATGGCAGGGATTACAACAAATCTCAATGGGAAGGTAATTGAAAATTTAATTAATCTCCCAGAAATGAGAGATAAAAAGTCACTAGCAGCAATTCAAATATTATCTAGTGCATCTGGTTTGGTATATCAAGCTGCTCCTCAACTGTTTCCACTGATTGTTTTAAAACAAGTTGAACTATCTCTTAAATATGGAAATACTTCCTTATCAGCTTATGCTTATGTACTTTATGGATTAATGCTTTGTGGCATTATAGGGGATATAGAATCTGGTTATCAATTTGGCAAACTGGCATTACAACTAACAGATAAGTTTAATGCTGAAGAATTGAAAGCTAAAATAACAGAAATTTTCTACGCTACTATCAGCCATTGGAAAGAGCATAGCAAAGAAGTACTATCTCCTTTATTAGAAGGTTACTCTGCTGCGTTACAAACAGGAGATTTGGAATTTGCCAGCTATTGTCTCTATACTCATTCTTATACTTGCTACTTTATAGGAACAGAACTAACAGGATTAGCATCTGAAATGGCAAGTTATAGTCATGCAATATCACAAATTAAGCAAGAAAGGGTATTTAATTGGCACGCTATTTATAGGCAAACAGTTTTGAATTTAATACAAGCCAATGAAAATCCTTGTGATTTAATTGGTGAAGCATATAACGAGACAAATCTGCTGCCAATTCAAGAGAATGCCAAAGATGGCATAGGCTTGATATATCTATATTTTAATAAGTTATATCTCTGTTACTTTTTCCGAGAATTTACCCAAGCTATTGAGAATTCATCTCTAGCACTTAAGTATTTGGATAATGGAGTAGGGAATTTAGTTATTCCTCTTTTCTATATGTACGATTCACTAGCAAATTTAGCGGTTTATCATGAAGAAAAATTAGCAAAACAAACGCATATTTTGAAGACAGTAGAATTTAATCAGCAAAAAATGAAATGTTGGGCAAATTATGCTCCTATGAATTATCTACATAAATTTTATTTAGTAGAGGCTGAACAATGTCGTGTAAAAGAACAATATCTTGAAGCAATAGATTATTATGATCGCTCTATATCCCTTGCTAAAGAAAATGGATACACCAATGAAGAGGCTCTAGCTAATGAACTTGCTGCCAGATTCTATCTTCAATGGGGCAAGGAAAAAATAGCCCAAACTTATCTCACTGATGCTTACTATGGTTACAGTCGTTGGGGAGCAAAAGCAAAAGTTGATGATCTAGCAAAACATTATCCCCAACTACTTGCGCCCATACTCCAACAAGAAAAATTGAGCTTGCAAACAAGTGATAGAATTACATCTGCTACTTATCAATCTATACAAGATCGGAGTATCCAGCAGACAGTGATTGGTTCTAAAACCAGTATTTCTGACTCTTTAGATTTAGCGTCTGTCATTAAAGCTTCTCAAGCGCTCTCCGGGGAAATTGAGTTGGAACAATTACTTTCCACCTTGATGCAGGTTGTCATGGAGAATGCCGGCGCTTCTAAATCAGCGTTGATTTTAACTGCGTCAGATACTTCAGAATTAGTAGTTACTACATTAAGTCACAGTACAAATTCTGCTTCTGTCTTCACGTCTTTTCCTTCTAGCAGTTTAGATTCTAGTTTTGAGCTTCCTTTAACCTTGATTAAGTATGTCAAACGCAATGAAGAAATCTTCGTTATCGATAATGCCCAGACTGTTGATTTCTTAGCTAGCGATCGCTATGTTCTCCGTGAGAAACCCAAGAGTCTATTGTGCATACCTATTATCAATCAGGGCAAATTCTTAGGCATTCTTTATCTAGAGAATAATCTGACGACAGGAGCATTCACACGCGATCGCGTAGAGGTTCTAAAACTCCTGACTACCCAAGCAGCAATCTCCATAGAGAATGCTATGCTTTACAAAAATTTAGCACAAGCTAATCAAAACCTAGAAGATTACAATCATAGATTAGAAGAAAAAGTAGAAGCTAGAACACAGGAACTTAATCACAAAAATCACCGATTACAACAAACTCTCCAAGAATTACAACGTACACAAACTCAATTAATTCAAAGCGAGAAAATGTCCTCTTTGGGGCAAATGATAGCGGGTATTGCCCATGAAATAAATAACCCAATTAATTTTATTCATGGCAATATTACTCATGCTAGTGATTATGTACAAGATTTGCTCAATTTAGTTGCTATCTATCAAAGAGAATGCCCTAATTATTCTGATATCCTCGCAGAAGAATCCGCACAAATTGATATAGATTTCTTAGCAGAAGATTTGCCGAAAATTCTTAACTCTATGAGAGTTGGGAGTTCACGAATTCGCAACATTGTTCTGGGTTTACGCAATTTCTCTCGGCTAGATGAATCAGACATGAAGCCTGTAGATATTCATGAAGGTATTGATAACACCTTGATGATTTTGCATCACAGACTTAAAGAGAATAGCGAACGTCCAGCAATTACCCTCATCAAAGAATATGCACAATTACCGCTTGTGAATTGTTACGCGGGTCAACTCAACCAAGTATTTATGAATATTATCAGTAATGCGATCGATGCTTTAGAGTCGTCAGTCGTCAGTCGTCAGTTGTCAGTTGGCAAAACAAATGACATGGAAAACATGACAACTGATCATCCTACTATTCGCATTTGTACGGCACTACAAGGCTCAACCACTCTACAAATTCGCATTGCTGATAATGGTCTTGGGATGACTGAAGCAGTTCAGCAGAAAATCTTTGACCCCTTTTACACCACTAAGCCAGTAGGCAGTGGTACGGGGTTAGGATTATCTATTAGCTATCAAGTAGTTGTGGAAAAACACAAGGGTCAGTTAACTTGTAATTCCGTCTTAGGACAGGGTACTGAATTTGTAATTGAGATTCCTGTGTAA
- a CDS encoding CYTH domain-containing protein encodes MAQEIERKFLVNGDDWRQLAEGSAYRQGYIPSQGATVRIRVVGNQGYLTIKGPTVNFSRSEFEYLIPLADAQEMLDTLCDRPFIEKIRYKIEVAGLVWEIDEFAGVNQGLILAEVELTDEAQQIEIPHWIGTEVTGDNRYFNSYLVKHPFSQW; translated from the coding sequence ATGGCACAAGAAATCGAGCGAAAATTTTTAGTCAACGGAGATGATTGGCGACAGCTAGCTGAAGGTAGTGCATATCGTCAAGGATACATTCCTTCTCAGGGGGCTACTGTGCGTATTCGTGTAGTTGGTAATCAAGGTTATTTAACTATTAAAGGCCCCACAGTCAATTTCTCCCGTTCAGAGTTTGAGTATCTTATTCCTCTTGCAGATGCCCAGGAAATGTTGGATACTTTGTGCGATCGCCCCTTTATCGAAAAAATCAGGTATAAAATCGAGGTAGCTGGTTTAGTTTGGGAAATAGACGAGTTTGCCGGAGTCAATCAAGGCTTGATATTAGCAGAAGTTGAACTTACCGATGAAGCACAACAGATTGAAATCCCTCACTGGATTGGCACAGAAGTCACTGGAGATAACCGATATTTCAATAGTTATTTAGTTAAACACCCTTTTTCGCAATGGTGA
- a CDS encoding class I SAM-dependent methyltransferase: MLLKPDQRLKLDDTDDNLFYAYPRFVTHVDEGFIQRLTDLYRERLQPNTRILDMMSSWVSHLPEEIKFAHVEGHGLNAEELKRNPRLNHYFVQNLNENPGLPLPDQEFDAVLNCVSVQYLQYPEAVFSEIHRILKPGGVAIISFSNRMFYQKAIQAWRDASEPGRLELVKRYFASVPGFSTPEIIARKSTAPNFLQWLGAPGGDPFYAAIAHRK; this comes from the coding sequence ATGTTGCTAAAACCAGATCAACGTTTGAAATTAGACGATACAGATGACAACTTATTTTATGCCTATCCCCGTTTTGTCACTCATGTGGATGAAGGTTTTATTCAACGGTTGACTGATTTATATAGAGAACGATTACAGCCCAACACACGCATATTAGACATGATGAGTAGTTGGGTGTCACATCTACCAGAAGAGATAAAATTTGCCCATGTGGAGGGACACGGACTCAACGCTGAGGAACTAAAACGCAATCCCCGACTTAATCATTACTTTGTGCAGAACCTCAACGAAAATCCGGGTTTACCCTTGCCAGATCAAGAATTTGATGCTGTTCTCAATTGTGTTTCCGTACAGTACCTACAATATCCAGAAGCAGTATTTTCCGAAATTCATCGCATCCTCAAACCTGGTGGTGTAGCAATCATCAGCTTTTCTAACAGAATGTTCTATCAAAAAGCAATCCAAGCTTGGCGCGATGCTTCCGAGCCAGGACGTTTAGAATTAGTGAAACGCTACTTCGCCTCAGTACCCGGATTTAGCACTCCAGAAATTATTGCTCGTAAGTCAACAGCACCCAATTTCTTGCAGTGGTTAGGTGCGCCAGGGGGAGATCCCTTTTATGCTGCGATCGCGCATCGAAAGTAG
- a CDS encoding ArnT family glycosyltransferase: MSYKSQSLPNIWRQISLSAAFPYISLLIWTVPLLLFSSGENSLIAHDEGLYAWRSRQILDSGNWVSGWGSMHHKTPGPYWLIASFYQLFGVNEFSVRLPSMIFGVLCLFLVYEIGKIMLGKTLAWLSAAILSVEFLWLQYSRLGNPDLPMIFLVLLAIYLLIQAELHPQYRDYFSFIVGLSLGLGFLMRSFVIFLPTVALLPYLITEHRRHRHLTNPWLYLGVVIGFIPILIWSWFNWQRDGNNTFTHLVNFVFLLGSEERDGNGILFYFWNTLLKAFPWPCFSLLGLLLIIRRPWHRYNLILIGFPIVLLAELTIFSTRLSHYALSLYPFIALLAAVGLDWLGKVYEMEYTKRKSLWRKGNIPQILSYTSGALGILFLLAAIANFIWGFVDRKYAVIAWVVGLSWFIVPVVWISRHKHGLKFLSAGYWIAGWLIPCWLALAFAGDFGLLGDYNPDFRIFFQQPAIASILQNHPINFVQVHDKNSVLLNFYTPVHGQKLDTIAQLPPYSYAWVDKNHSPEISRPHRLIGEVRNYELIQVTP; the protein is encoded by the coding sequence ATGTCGTATAAATCGCAGTCGTTGCCAAATATTTGGCGACAAATCAGTTTATCAGCAGCCTTTCCTTACATTAGTTTGCTGATTTGGACAGTTCCCTTATTACTTTTTAGTTCCGGGGAAAATAGTTTAATCGCTCATGACGAAGGGCTTTATGCTTGGCGATCGCGTCAAATATTGGACTCTGGTAATTGGGTGTCCGGTTGGGGTTCCATGCACCATAAAACCCCTGGGCCTTATTGGTTAATTGCTAGTTTCTACCAGTTATTTGGAGTCAATGAATTTAGTGTCAGACTACCTAGCATGATTTTTGGTGTTTTGTGCCTATTTCTTGTCTATGAAATTGGCAAGATTATGCTTGGTAAAACCTTAGCTTGGCTAAGTGCAGCAATTTTGAGTGTAGAATTTCTCTGGCTGCAATATAGCCGTTTAGGCAATCCTGATCTGCCGATGATTTTCTTGGTACTTTTAGCTATTTACTTACTTATTCAAGCAGAATTACATCCTCAATATAGAGATTATTTTAGTTTTATTGTTGGGTTAAGTTTGGGTTTAGGTTTCTTGATGAGAAGCTTTGTGATTTTTCTCCCGACTGTAGCTTTATTACCTTATTTAATAACAGAACATCGTCGTCATCGTCATTTGACTAACCCTTGGTTGTACTTGGGTGTAGTTATTGGTTTTATTCCCATATTGATTTGGTCATGGTTCAATTGGCAACGCGACGGCAATAATACTTTCACTCATCTAGTTAACTTTGTATTTCTTCTTGGCTCAGAAGAGCGTGATGGTAATGGGATATTATTTTATTTTTGGAATACCCTTTTAAAAGCTTTCCCCTGGCCATGTTTTAGTCTTTTAGGATTATTATTAATTATTCGTCGTCCTTGGCATCGTTATAATTTGATCCTGATTGGGTTTCCTATTGTATTATTGGCAGAACTCACCATTTTTTCTACTCGTTTATCTCACTACGCTTTGAGTCTTTATCCTTTCATCGCTTTACTAGCAGCTGTTGGTTTGGACTGGTTGGGTAAAGTGTATGAGATGGAATATACAAAAAGAAAATCCTTGTGGCGCAAGGGTAATATTCCTCAGATTCTCAGTTATACTTCTGGTGCATTAGGCATTTTATTTTTGTTAGCTGCTATAGCTAACTTCATCTGGGGCTTTGTCGATCGCAAGTATGCAGTTATTGCTTGGGTTGTAGGTTTAAGTTGGTTTATTGTGCCAGTAGTCTGGATTAGCCGCCATAAACATGGTTTGAAGTTTCTTTCCGCAGGCTATTGGATTGCAGGTTGGCTAATTCCTTGCTGGTTAGCTTTGGCCTTTGCTGGTGACTTTGGCTTACTAGGTGACTATAATCCGGATTTTCGCATTTTTTTCCAACAACCAGCGATCGCCTCTATCTTACAAAATCACCCCATCAACTTTGTACAAGTACACGATAAGAACTCTGTCTTGCTCAATTTTTACACTCCTGTTCATGGTCAAAAACTAGACACAATCGCTCAACTACCACCCTATAGCTATGCTTGGGTAGATAAAAATCACTCACCTGAAATATCCAGACCACACCGCCTCATTGGTGAAGTGCGGAACTATGAGTTGATTCAAGTAACCCCATAA
- a CDS encoding sterol desaturase family protein yields the protein MLEAIAVAWLLLFFGDFLSTFFYHVPEHVFGSLHLKTHHSWKKNFRHYAILTSNTQVLLDGILGALPYLIVAVVLYPFSPIGVISGLLLGQFHVWWRHVTALGWQTPKLVNILCQILFITTPERHWLHHQKTNLGFGDIFTVFEQPAQVWLRWLRLLRVRLRYSRI from the coding sequence ATGCTTGAGGCGATCGCTGTTGCTTGGCTATTGTTATTTTTTGGCGATTTCTTGTCTACATTTTTTTACCACGTACCTGAACACGTTTTTGGCAGTCTCCATTTAAAGACGCATCATTCATGGAAGAAAAACTTCCGTCACTACGCTATTTTAACGTCCAATACCCAAGTTCTTTTAGATGGTATTTTGGGAGCTTTGCCTTATTTAATAGTAGCAGTAGTTCTCTATCCTTTCTCTCCCATTGGCGTTATTTCTGGATTATTGTTAGGACAATTTCATGTATGGTGGAGACACGTAACAGCTTTAGGTTGGCAAACTCCAAAGTTGGTGAATATTTTATGTCAAATTCTGTTTATCACCACTCCTGAAAGACACTGGTTACATCATCAAAAAACTAACCTGGGTTTTGGTGATATCTTCACCGTCTTTGAGCAACCAGCACAAGTTTGGCTGCGTTGGTTAAGATTATTAAGAGTGCGTTTGCGTTACTCCCGTATCTAA
- a CDS encoding PAP/fibrillin family protein, whose translation MTNRFSLKEKLQAKLAEIQINLSGSPVTNVKLDKTIAAEIEQITTELESCNPNPQPLLNATALLEGAWQLQYSTAREIRSLDSLPLGLKVGKVYQVIDVANKLFFNLAFVQHSLGLISGYVKVTARFEPAIDDKSSAPDKRINVYFDKRYLSIEKIIGFDTPQLNPFKVVSANNPQGRVASLDITYLDETLRIGRGGDGSLFILQKSDELCK comes from the coding sequence TTGACTAACCGATTTTCATTAAAAGAAAAACTACAAGCGAAACTGGCGGAGATTCAAATTAACCTTTCTGGCTCTCCTGTTACTAATGTGAAGCTAGATAAAACTATCGCCGCAGAAATCGAACAGATAACAACGGAATTAGAAAGCTGCAACCCCAATCCCCAGCCCCTGTTGAATGCTACTGCTTTGCTGGAGGGTGCTTGGCAACTTCAATACTCCACAGCCAGAGAAATCCGGTCTTTGGATTCCCTGCCATTAGGACTCAAGGTAGGTAAAGTTTATCAAGTGATCGATGTTGCCAATAAATTGTTTTTTAATTTAGCTTTTGTGCAGCATTCTCTGGGATTAATATCAGGATACGTGAAAGTTACAGCTAGGTTTGAGCCTGCGATAGATGATAAATCATCTGCACCGGACAAACGTATCAACGTATATTTTGACAAACGCTATCTATCCATCGAGAAGATTATTGGCTTTGATACCCCCCAACTCAACCCATTTAAGGTTGTGTCAGCGAACAATCCTCAAGGTAGAGTTGCCAGCCTTGACATTACTTACTTAGACGAAACCTTAAGAATTGGACGCGGGGGCGACGGTAGTTTGTTTATTTTGCAAAAATCTGATGAACTATGTAAGTAA
- a CDS encoding MarR family winged helix-turn-helix transcriptional regulator has product MIAQPDHSPALDSWQQNLAPYNVGYRIKLLSQLLTRRFTEVLEPFGLTPFHWLVLCCLWQEDGLPTSSIGDKLKQVGGTLTGVLDRMEERGLVRRERDLHDRRIWRIWLTNAGRDLETVLPPLAAELRDEAMQGISDADRELFSQLLNRAIANLS; this is encoded by the coding sequence ATGATTGCCCAACCAGATCATTCACCAGCTTTAGATTCATGGCAGCAAAATCTGGCTCCCTACAATGTGGGCTATAGAATTAAATTACTTTCACAACTGCTTACCCGCAGGTTTACTGAAGTACTAGAACCCTTTGGACTGACTCCATTTCATTGGCTAGTTTTATGCTGTCTGTGGCAAGAAGATGGTTTACCTACTTCGAGTATTGGGGATAAACTCAAGCAAGTTGGAGGTACGCTGACAGGTGTACTAGACCGCATGGAAGAACGGGGCTTGGTGCGTCGAGAAAGGGATCTACACGATCGCCGAATTTGGCGGATTTGGTTGACAAATGCAGGTAGGGACTTAGAAACGGTTTTACCGCCACTGGCCGCAGAACTACGGGATGAGGCGATGCAAGGGATTTCTGATGCTGACCGTGAACTATTTTCTCAGCTTTTAAACCGGGCGATCGCTAACCTCTCTTAA